TTTTCCCAAGCACTCCGAGCTCGCTTGAAATCATCAGATACTGTAATGTGTACTACCAGAGGTGCTGTGCGTAGGATCGTCTCGCAGGCCTGGGGGGGTCCATCGAACACGCCGTAGGTGTTAACCCACACTACATTGGCGTCGACGTTGTGAGCTATCTCGTTGCTTTCCGAGGTGGAGTCGCACCAGACGGACAGCAAGTACGGACGTTGCTTGGAAAGCAACGATATCAACTCTTTAACCGTTCGATATGCTTCGACGATGATTCCCTCCTCCGAGTCCTCACCGGCGTATTCGACGAGGAACGTCATGTCGCAGATGGCGACGGCGCTGGTGCTCCTCTGGGACAGGGCCGGGGTGACCTCCCCGGGGCAAACTCTCGCTTTGCCCCTCAGCGCCGTTCTGAACCTTTCCAGTGCATTCTCTTGAACCAGCACCCGCCTCACACCCCATGGACTCTGAAAATGGCGTCATATATAGGTTAGCCCCTGAATAGGTTATTTATATTCACTTACAGTAAGGAGCACAATGTGTCCCtatatcttaataataatacccTGTGTGGAGCATCAACCAGTGTGTCGACTGCAGAGTCAATATCGGCTTTACCCGTGACTACGACGATGCAACTCCCTGAAAAGATGAGacttgttataaattataatacttctaTTAAGTATTGTTCGCGCCTTAGCTGCGAACGCCTACACAATCGTCGAGTGCGGCCGTCGCGTCGGCGCCCTCCATCCCGCTCACACGCACGAGAACATTCACTGCGCGGTACAAGGTCCGCCGCGAGCCCCACTTCCATACCTACAACCGCCGTGGACGCTCatagttaaaaaattattatctcAGTTAAAACTGGAACATAGATATAAAAAAGTACAGTTTTTAATTAATCTCTTATGTTCGACCGAACaagtataactagctatttgaccgagctttgctcagcattcgataaaacatgagtaattaatgacattttctaaaaatgattcctagctagatccatttatcgcccctgaaaccccctatatatactaaatttcatgaaaatcgttggagccgattccgagattccaatttaaagatataagatagcaAAAAAGCAGTACTTATTATAAAGTCTACCTTGAGCGGCTTTAACATCAATACCAAAATGACATTCTATCCGATCGCTTACTACGTCATGTTCTTCAAAAATGAGACATATTTGATCCCcaaacctaaaaaaaaaacattatctatttttatatttatttaaagtattaaCATAATTCGTTTTGTAGACAGTATGCAACTTGTGTTAATTATTGTACCTAAGCTTTTAGCTTAGGTTAATCTCTGAATtcgataaaattataaaaattggagCTTTTATTAACGGCACTACCAGAaaactcttcaaaaaaataataaattttattattaagtgactttgattgtgcatattttgtgcatatttcggccatttttcgtgcatacttgcatgcatatttcggcactttgatcgtgcatataatccgatgtctactaaTTACTATTTGAAgatgaaaaataactcaaacatgttaaatattttacccGGCCTCTTATTAAGCACAAAGCACATTCCTATTATTCATGGAGGTCTTAAGCCTCACTACAACTCGGCAGAGTTAACTAATTAACTCCGCACCTCGCTGGATTGCGATATCCCACTAACCCACAGACCTCCCCGCATTCGCCCCTCACTAACCCGCAACCTCCCCGCGTTTGCCCCGTCGCACACACAGCGTCGATGTGACATCATGGCCGACCAAGTTAAAGtgctccaaggctttaaatgaatatgtcaatgggcgctgctggtaaaggagaaccgtCGAAAATGACGTATGATAGCAGCGTTAGTTctttttctcgccacgttcatataaagccttgtcgagctgtatacGTGTCACCAAGTTCCTgtgctataaacgaattttggcgcaatccCTTgcggttgcgggcgtcatctatatagtattaaaataatttacccAGCTTGTCGACATAGATCCACAAAGAGCCAGCATATGATTGCACTTTCTGTTTctgatattatattcattctGCTATCTGCATTAATAATACTCCGGGCAAACATGGTCAGCGTTACCAAGGGACTATTATTCTTCATTGAAACTGTGTCAGGTCTCCCTGCAGAAATATCACattatgaaatttttttatgaagaaaaaaaataagagaaaaaatatgtacttacctacatttttagcgctgaaagagcaaatttttttcacttttgcaaagggaaactcgtgatgctggtgcacttgcccatacaaaaatcccaaaaaaataataattggtctttcagcgctgctactttcacaacgaacacttagttttgttacataatatgttttgttacataaaGCCATTCACTCAAGCAGCTAGCTCTATAACTGAAcaaagccattcaatcacactGCTATAGGTTTAGTTGACTGCAacattcaacactacagctagatgacgcttagctGGGTCAATGataaattaactaaggtgaccatCATGGCCATAGCTAGAGGGGGGCAttggggggcaatgccctaccttaaaatcacaacgccctaccttaaaaatatcaaaaccctaggaatcaataaattattatgatatttttttacttcctccctacctg
This DNA window, taken from Aricia agestis chromosome 19, ilAriAges1.1, whole genome shotgun sequence, encodes the following:
- the LOC121736827 gene encoding uncharacterized protein LOC121736827, whose product is MSATELKFDNMEYNTTLAKDFLDQHSKFVGFNCENHKTVTNKIGKEICLGKRKKENFEFNLEEEKVTKKKLYKLSQLMERNIELFCQLEYLIRGKQPDELKAFDLKLIVQNLLFCSSEKYQYPNDGRPDTVSMKNNSPLVTLTMFARSIINADSRMNIISETESAIICWLFVDLCRQAGFGDQICLIFEEHDVVSDRIECHFGIDVKAAQGSCIVVVTGKADIDSAVDTLVDAPHRSPWGVRRVLVQENALERFRTALRGKARVCPGEVTPALSQRSTSAVAICDMTFLVEYAGEDSEEGIIVEAYRTVKELISLLSKQRPYLLSVWCDSTSESNEIAHNVDANVVWVNTYGVFDGPPQACETILRTAPLVVHITVSDDFKRARSAWEKFSIFERAARLRDSLHAHKIDTHDSFYYASKNFTCARMEKAAGTLFLSESLYTRYAASHLLTYMVKGGSIAFSSEIMGDKDVSGLYETLKNCGAPVEEIDSPEGGDLTAYMSLDYTQKVIWTSYGTTFAN